One part of the Geothrix edaphica genome encodes these proteins:
- a CDS encoding YceI family protein: protein MRHPFRALLASLALAALPALAGEDTYKIDPVHSEVSFKVSHLLAKVSGRFTKFEGLIKVDTADMSKSSVDVTIDATSLTTDNEARDKHLKSPDFFDVAKFPVITFKSTAVKEVAKGKLEITGDFTLHGVTKRITFPITNAGTQPGMAPGTVIAGFIDGVLTLNRNEFGIKTFPGVIGETVAVSLNAEAGKVAPAAKN from the coding sequence ATGCGCCACCCCTTCCGTGCTCTGCTCGCGTCCCTCGCCCTGGCGGCCCTGCCCGCCCTGGCCGGCGAGGACACCTACAAGATCGACCCCGTCCACAGCGAAGTGAGCTTCAAGGTCAGCCACCTGCTGGCCAAGGTCAGCGGCCGCTTCACGAAGTTCGAGGGGCTCATCAAGGTGGACACCGCCGACATGAGCAAGTCCAGCGTGGACGTCACCATCGACGCCACCAGCCTCACCACCGACAACGAGGCCCGGGACAAGCACCTGAAGTCCCCCGACTTCTTCGACGTGGCCAAGTTCCCCGTCATCACCTTCAAGAGCACGGCCGTGAAGGAAGTGGCCAAGGGCAAGCTGGAGATCACCGGCGACTTCACCCTGCACGGCGTGACCAAGCGCATCACCTTCCCCATCACCAACGCGGGGACCCAGCCCGGCATGGCGCCCGGCACCGTGATCGCGGGCTTCATCGACGGCGTCCTCACCCTCAACCGCAACGAATTCGGCATCAAGACCTTCCCCGGCGTCATCGGCGAGACCGTGGCCGTCAGCCTGAACGCCGAGGCCGGCAAGGTCGCCCCCGCCGCGAAGAATTAA